A single Bifidobacterium scardovii JCM 12489 = DSM 13734 DNA region contains:
- a CDS encoding pyridoxal phosphate-dependent aminotransferase: protein MADDRKHQSARQAENPRAERTGYAERAQYAQYESDKGPERGSWPADGGGYAGLLARRAAAVPANVFASMDEVVAQERAAGFDVIDLSKANPDLPTPAYIVEAGRAATGRLENHRYTPFDGKPDFLQAAAGWYRREQGVDVDWTTELLATCGAIMGLSTVTQVLLDPGDTVVVPEPYYPPYAALAAVAGARMVTIPTDEEHGFIPDLDAVDPQVWDDAKLLLLNYPNNPTGAAATRQFYEQVVRLAHRHHFLVMNDFAYAGIGTEALPLSLLAVDGARDVSIEVVSLSKMYGMAGWRAGFAAAPAELMAHIRDYHHQMCTNPAGAVQDAGAAGLNGDQSSVRELSQRYAHRRGILSQALSAAGIRSFDSAYGLFVWARVPDTFAGDGDAFARAILRRTHVAVMPGSCFGASGKDYIRLSLLESEDHLIEAAARIRGMAW from the coding sequence ATGGCCGACGATCGTAAGCATCAGTCCGCGCGGCAGGCGGAGAATCCGCGTGCGGAACGCACCGGATACGCGGAGCGCGCGCAATACGCGCAGTATGAGAGCGACAAGGGACCCGAGCGGGGATCCTGGCCGGCCGATGGTGGGGGATATGCCGGTCTGCTGGCCCGCCGCGCGGCGGCCGTGCCGGCGAACGTCTTCGCGTCGATGGACGAGGTCGTGGCGCAGGAGCGCGCGGCCGGGTTCGACGTCATCGACCTGAGCAAGGCCAACCCCGACCTGCCGACGCCGGCATACATCGTCGAGGCCGGTCGGGCCGCGACCGGGCGGCTGGAGAACCACCGGTACACGCCGTTCGACGGCAAACCCGATTTCCTGCAGGCCGCCGCCGGGTGGTACCGGCGCGAGCAGGGCGTGGACGTGGACTGGACCACCGAACTGCTGGCCACCTGCGGCGCGATCATGGGGCTGTCCACCGTGACGCAGGTGCTGCTCGACCCGGGCGACACCGTCGTGGTGCCGGAGCCGTACTATCCGCCATATGCGGCGCTCGCCGCCGTCGCCGGCGCGCGTATGGTCACCATTCCGACCGATGAGGAGCATGGATTCATCCCCGATCTCGACGCCGTGGACCCGCAGGTGTGGGATGACGCCAAGCTGCTGCTGCTCAACTATCCGAACAATCCCACGGGAGCGGCCGCGACCCGGCAGTTCTATGAGCAGGTCGTGCGGCTGGCCCACCGCCATCATTTCCTGGTCATGAACGATTTCGCGTATGCGGGCATCGGCACGGAGGCGCTCCCGCTGAGCCTGCTGGCCGTGGACGGGGCGCGGGACGTGTCGATCGAGGTCGTCTCGCTGTCGAAGATGTACGGCATGGCCGGCTGGCGCGCGGGGTTCGCCGCCGCGCCGGCCGAACTGATGGCCCATATCCGCGACTACCACCACCAGATGTGCACCAACCCGGCGGGAGCCGTGCAGGACGCTGGCGCCGCCGGCCTGAACGGCGACCAGTCGAGCGTGCGCGAGCTGTCTCAACGGTACGCGCACCGGCGCGGGATCCTGTCCCAGGCGCTCTCCGCCGCCGGCATCCGCTCCTTCGACTCGGCGTATGGCCTGTTCGTCTGGGCCCGTGTGCCGGATACCTTCGCCGGGGACGGCGACGCCTTCGCCCGCGCCATATTGCGCCGGACGCATGTGGCCGTGATGCCGGGCTCCTGCTTCGGGGCCAGCGGCAAGGACTATATACGGCTGAGCCTGCTGGAAAGCGAGGATCACCTCATCGAGGCTGCGGCCCGCATCCGCGGCATGGCATGGTGA
- a CDS encoding iron-containing alcohol dehydrogenase family protein: MSTHVQDSDVRSGPDRYVSEIGAAARLGDYLQDYRKPVIITGRKSFAAFAGYTAGAAPDLPVLRYDGSATIRNAHEVADRVAELGADAIVAIGAGKLADTAKNVAEFTGADLIMVPTMAATCAAYSALSVNYDDKHRYVSAPLHPRNSNLVLVDAALVGKAPREFLIGGIGDTLAKWYESVPVFARAGELGAFDRLAQQSARLIRDVLLAEGEAALASYDSGNVDGHLRLVVDVIIGLGGTVGGFGGVRARASGAHAMHDALTLLPGSTRVVHGSKVAYGIIVQLIAEGKEDEARSLLPFYRAVGLPYSFATMGLEPNEGDWRMVAEFAAGPKSAFCLAVPGITADAIIAAMREAERL, translated from the coding sequence ATGAGCACTCACGTTCAGGACAGCGATGTGCGCAGCGGGCCGGATCGCTATGTCAGCGAGATCGGTGCCGCCGCGCGGCTTGGCGACTATCTGCAGGACTATCGCAAGCCGGTGATCATCACCGGCCGCAAGTCGTTCGCGGCGTTCGCGGGCTACACCGCCGGCGCGGCGCCCGACCTGCCGGTGCTGCGGTACGACGGCAGCGCGACGATACGCAACGCGCATGAGGTCGCCGACCGGGTGGCCGAGCTCGGCGCCGACGCGATCGTGGCCATCGGCGCCGGCAAACTCGCCGACACCGCCAAGAACGTGGCCGAATTCACCGGCGCCGACCTGATCATGGTGCCGACGATGGCGGCGACCTGCGCGGCGTATTCGGCGCTGTCGGTCAACTACGACGACAAGCACCGTTATGTCAGCGCGCCGCTGCACCCGCGCAACTCGAATCTGGTGCTGGTCGACGCCGCGCTGGTCGGCAAGGCGCCGCGCGAGTTCCTGATCGGCGGCATCGGCGACACCCTGGCCAAATGGTACGAATCCGTGCCGGTGTTCGCCCGGGCCGGCGAGCTCGGTGCCTTCGACCGCCTTGCGCAGCAGTCGGCGCGGCTGATCCGCGATGTGCTGCTGGCCGAAGGCGAGGCCGCGCTCGCATCCTACGATTCCGGGAACGTCGACGGGCATCTGCGTCTTGTGGTCGACGTGATCATCGGGCTGGGCGGCACGGTCGGAGGCTTCGGCGGCGTGCGCGCACGCGCCTCGGGAGCGCACGCGATGCATGACGCGCTCACCTTGCTGCCTGGCAGCACGCGCGTGGTGCACGGGTCGAAGGTGGCGTATGGCATCATCGTGCAGCTGATCGCCGAGGGCAAGGAGGATGAGGCCCGCTCGCTGCTGCCGTTCTACCGCGCGGTCGGGCTGCCGTACTCGTTCGCGACGATGGGCCTGGAGCCCAACGAGGGCGACTGGCGCATGGTCGCGGAATTCGCGGCCGGCCCGAAGTCCGCGTTCTGCCTTGCGGTGCCCGGCATCACCGCCGACGCGATAATCGCCGCCATGCGCGAGGCGGAGCGGCTGTAA
- a CDS encoding MetQ/NlpA family ABC transporter substrate-binding protein has protein sequence MASATSKKKAKTQLIAVLVAIVVVIAAVIGVTLVRNAHAGSDKVVTVGVVGNSDDAVWTAVQKKLDSGNAHIKLELKPFQDGIYTNQALANKELDITAFQHYAFLEQEEKEKGYKFTVIGDSYISPLNLYSKKYKSVKDFKPGDKIAIPSNATNTGRALKVLDSAGLIKLKDPNAANPTVDDIVENPSGVQIELNDAAAIINLLPDYAGGITNTNFIIDAGMSTDDAIYQVPDSLTNKAFKEYINVIVANTADKDNPTYKKIVDAYHTKDVADAINKNYKGAVIPAFKY, from the coding sequence ATGGCATCCGCAACATCCAAGAAGAAGGCGAAGACGCAGCTGATCGCGGTGCTCGTCGCCATCGTCGTCGTCATCGCGGCGGTCATCGGCGTCACGCTCGTGCGCAACGCGCACGCCGGCAGCGACAAGGTCGTGACGGTCGGCGTCGTCGGCAACTCCGACGACGCGGTCTGGACCGCCGTGCAGAAGAAGCTCGATTCGGGGAACGCGCATATCAAGCTCGAGCTCAAGCCGTTCCAGGACGGCATCTACACGAACCAGGCCCTCGCCAACAAGGAGCTGGACATCACCGCGTTCCAGCACTACGCGTTCCTGGAGCAGGAGGAGAAGGAGAAGGGCTACAAGTTCACCGTGATCGGCGACTCGTACATCTCCCCGCTCAACCTGTACTCCAAGAAGTACAAGAGCGTCAAGGACTTCAAGCCCGGCGACAAGATCGCCATCCCCAGCAACGCCACCAACACCGGCCGCGCGCTCAAGGTGCTCGACAGCGCCGGACTGATCAAGCTCAAGGACCCGAACGCCGCCAACCCGACCGTCGACGACATCGTCGAGAACCCGAGCGGCGTGCAGATCGAGCTGAACGACGCCGCGGCCATCATCAACCTGCTGCCCGACTACGCCGGCGGTATCACCAACACCAACTTCATCATCGATGCCGGCATGAGCACCGACGACGCGATCTACCAGGTGCCCGACAGCCTGACCAACAAGGCCTTCAAGGAGTACATCAACGTGATCGTGGCCAACACCGCCGACAAGGACAACCCGACCTACAAGAAGATCGTGGACGCCTACCACACCAAGGATGTGGCCGACGCGATCAACAAGAACTACAAGGGCGCGGTGATCCCGGCCTTCAAGTACTGA